The Silene latifolia isolate original U9 population chromosome Y, ASM4854445v1, whole genome shotgun sequence sequence AATCTAATACACGTGAGTCTAATATATTTTCAACCCGTCCCAAAAAATGACCCAAATATAAACGATAAATATGTAATTGGACATGGCGAATTTTGGTGTAACAAGATTTTGTATAGACCGGGAAACTGAACTTAACTTTGCGGTTAAATCAATTTGCAAAATAAAGTTAAAGGGGTGTATATCTATCTAGCAAGTTAAAggggtgtatctagctagctaaagatACGTATCTAGTAGTTTAAAGGAGTGTATGTAGATAACTAAAGATATATATACGTATTTAGTAGTTTAAAGGAGTGTATGTAGATAGCTAAAGATatatatctagtaacttaaagaagtatatctagctagctaaagttATGTATCTAGCagtttaaaggagtgtatctagctatctaaagatatgtatctagtaacttaaagaaaTGCATCTAACTAGCTAAAGGTATTTATCAATTAGGACGGGAAAGGAGTGTGTATCTAGCCACCTAATTTAATCCTTAAGTAGAAGTATATATCTAGAAATATAAATAAGTGTGTCTAGATATTATAGGTATGTGCTAGAAACTTAAAGAAGTGTATATAGCTAGCAAGAgttatgtatctaacaatttataagagtgtatctagctagctaaatatatgtatctagaaacttaaaagagtgtatataactagctagtggtaagtatctagcaacttataggagtgtatctagctaaatAAAGATATGTATATAGAAACTTAAGGGAGTGTATGCTTCTTAACTTTTCTGAATATCCTGAAAAACTTCTAGTCTAAAGTTTCAGATTAAGTTGCATGTTTCAGATTTGGTTTATATTAAAACATCATGGATCGGTTTCAGGTTGTGGAATTTTGAATTTCGGCTGGGTTTAGTTTTGAATCGGTGATTAAGTAGGAGTTTGGGTTCATTTTTGGGTTATTCTGAGATCGATTTAGAGCAGATCCATGGCCATGTATAGGCCCAATTGTAATTTCTGAGATATTTTTATTCATAATGTTAATTAATGTGTAATATGTTTTCTAGGTGCAAAAACAACATGAATGACTTAGTCCTGACTCTTGCACCTAACTTCACAAGATTGCAAACTTTAATACTTCGTCAAGATAAGGCACAACTCGAGGATAATGTTGTTGAGACTATAGCCAATTTCTGCTATGATCTACGGGAACTTGACTTAAGCAAGAGATTCAAACTAACTGATCGCTCTTTGTATGCGTTGGCACATGGTTGCCCAAATCTCACAAAACTGAACATCAGTGGGTGCACAACGTTCAATGATTCTGGAGTTGCATATCTAACGAGCTTTTGTAAGAAGTTGAAGTCACTAAATCTTTGCGGATGTGGGAGGGCAGCCACTGAGCGAGCATTGCAGGTATATTTTACTCACACTTTGCAAATCTATTTACTGTGGCAAATGGGCTATTCTAGTCGGATTCGGGTCATCTTGAGTGTGTTGTTCTCGTGTTTGGGTACTAGTAAGTTTAGTTTCTTTTTAGGTCAGTACGTACGAGTCAAGCAAATCAATTGGGTTGCTTCAGTTCTCGACTAAACTGACTATTAATGTTTTGCCTCAACTTGGTTAATTTGGCGTATTTTCTTTCATTTGTAGTCAACTCACTCTTGGGTCGGTTCAATTTGGGTTTAAGTCTACTCTTGATTGTTCATTATCTAGATTTgattttattattcattgtggggttatgtaTTCAGGCCATTGCGTATAATTGCAGCGAATTGCAGACTCTGAATTTAGGGTGGTGTGAAAATGTTGGGGTTTTGGGTGTTACTAGTCGGTACCACAGAAGAGTTTCTGAATTTTATTTGTTCATATGATTATATTCTTCTACATGATCTCTCCTTATGAGTTTAACTCGGATGGAATCAAAATGACAGATGAGAGTGTGATAGCGTTGGCAAATAGATGCCCCCATCTCAGATCTCTGGGTCTATACTATTGCCAGAACATCACTGATAGAGCAATGTACTCTTTGGCCTAGAGAGTAAGAAACAAGCATGCTGTGTGGCAATCTATCAAGACCTGTTATGAAGATGACGGGCTCATGAACCTCAACATAAGTCAATGCACTACCTTGACCCCACCTGCTATTCAGGCAGTCTGCGACTCCTTTCCGTCCCTTCATACTTGTCCTGGAAGACATTCTCTAATTATAAGTGGTTGCTTGAATTTAACGTATGTGGTGTTCATGCTCACCGTGCTGTAATACAACCGCTCACTGAAACACGACCATGGGTCATTCACGCTGACTACGGGTAATTTGGATCAGTCATTTGGGTATGTTCTGCATTACTGTTTGAGTTGGCCGTACTCATACCATGCTTATTTCAGGAGTTTCATCACTTTGAAACACATTTGTACATAGGTACTTAGTTTCCAGTCGAAAGATATGGTAGAATGCTCTTGTTAGTCTTGTATTTCTATTCTTCTTAGAAACTTTAGAACTTGGTAGAACTCAGATCAAAGGACTATTGTAAACAAGGAGGAGATGTTTGTTCTCGTGACACCAACCTTGGAGTATCAATATGTTTTTGTGCCTTAGTCGCCCTATCGTGCATATCTCTGCAAAGTACTCTCTCTCTCACCTGGTGCGGGAAGATGATATTTTAGCCTGTTAGTCGAAACTCGAAAAATGCAGAATTCCTCTGTAAACTTGTTCGAAGGATAGATATGAATCCAACTAAGAGTACCTTAAGATTCAACAAGGAATAGAAGGAATACTCACGATCATGTCAACATTATATACCGGTAAATTTCCGGCAAGACCGTACAACAAGATAGGGTGAACTTTGACGTTTTGGGGTAATGGAAATTGGATGTGGTTACACATCCGAGTCTTTGCTATCCAGGGAATGGGAAAAGGGTTAACCATGTTGCTATAAAAGACAACTTATCGAGTAAAAATATCAAGCATACGTTAAGCTTGTGGTTAAAACAAAGGTATTATAGACACATGTAGTATAGGCGATAGGCTGTAGGTTTGAAACAAAAGAGACTAGTGAAAGATGAAGTACCAACTTATGCTCTTATTTCAGGAGTTTCATTACTTTGAAACACATTTGTACAAAAACTCGTCTTTTTCATTAGTTACTCATTAATTACAACATTGTACAATCAACACTTAGAATTTCAGCAAAGACGAAGATATACAGGACGAGTACATGAAGCATGATTGAAGTTCTGCTAGATTCCATGCTTCATATGGTATACATTCCATCAATATTTGAAGTTCTGTGGGGACAAACTACAAATATGAAATCTGAATCACCCAATATTCGACAGTCACATTTTTTGACTCGAAGTGTTCTAATTAGGACATTATTGAGCATCGTTGGTTACGCCCAGCCATCCCCATGATCACCATCACTCACTCCACCACCACATCACCTTTCTTGCTCTTCCCAACCCTCATTTCTCCACAGCCGATATCACCCCTCATGCTCTTGAAACGACGCCACCGATTACGAGTATGAACTACCAAGATACCCATATTACTACTCTCAGATACACATAGTcttactactagatacacaaatcgatttgtgtatccaaCAGTAATATCGTGTGTATCCGGGCTTATTAACAAATGTATCTACAatacatgtgtatctagtagttatacaaaatgggtattttgtgtatccactgcCACCATCGCCACTGCCTCCACCACCGCCGTCGTCCCCATCGCCgccatcatcaccaccaccatttGAAACGCTGATCCCAAATAACACCACACCACTACCATCACAAACGGTGCCAAAAAATAAACCGGTAATCGCAGTCTTTTCCAGCGACAACATTGTCATTCCAAACTCGTTGCTTCCTTTCTCCTTTCTTTCATCTGCCGTCGTCATCCCTAACTCACCGAATTTAAAATATTGACATCTTCCTACCCTCGAAAGTCGAAAACCACCAATTCCATCGCCCCCTTCGCCGTCGACTACTCACAGGCTGTTCCACCCCACGCCGACAACTACTTATGTTTCGTTCATATACAAATGGCAGATCTAAAAAAGCAATTGTATCATTCACCTAGTAAGAAAATTCCTATAACCAGATCCACCACACCCCACAACCACTAACCCAACTCAGATTTAGGCGAGGTTCGTGGCCGGAGTAACTCGCCGAAGAAGTGAAGAGGTGAATGGAACGTTGGTATCGAGTGATTCACGAATAGAAAGTAATTAATATAAGTACGGAGAGGAAAAGAGAGACGAGACAGGTGGCCGACGGCGGAGCTGCGTCTAGGTGGATGGCGTCGGAGCTACGTCAAGGTTGCGGCGGCAGAAGGGCTATGGCGGCGATCCAGCGTGGTGGAGATGAGATAGATGAGAAAAGGTAACTCCGATCTGATTTCCGTCTAGGCAAGGTTGAAGAAGTTGTCGAAGGGAGAGATGGCATATGATGGTGGTGTACGACGTCTGTTGGTGGTGGCAGGCGGTGGAGCACTGGTGCCAGCAGCTTGTTGGAGTGCGGGAATATGAGGAGATAAAGAAAGTAGTTGGAATATGAGGTCACCCGCGTGACAGCATCCAGTGTAATTAAGTTGTTAATGTGGACCATATATCTATTTGATTTAAGGGTTATTAttcagttcgtaagttcgcaccgaactttaggttcgcacaggatcctatatatatatatatatatatatatatatatatatatatatatatatatatatatatatatatatatatatatatatatatatacaacttTATATCCTACTGGTAAATATTGTGTAATTGCGTATACTTCTCTTATTAAAAATAAGACATATATTCTGTTGCTGATCGGAATCACGATTTGCTTTTCAATTTAAAGATCAAAGTTGAGGTAAAATTCATATATTATCCACTATAttaaaattttgattttaaacTTAGGTTAGTTGTCCCTTCTACTGATTCCACGAATTTTGCTATTATTGCATGTGTATGTCCCTTCTACCATCTAGTGGCTCCATTCCTAATCAACCTATTGAACTAACATGTTAGTAATATGTAGTATAAATATACAACCTATATATAAGTCATCTTT is a genomic window containing:
- the LOC141633780 gene encoding F-box protein SKP2A-like isoform X1, translating into MFLYTLVSRQICIIMRLWLYFIHWCKNNMNDLVLTLAPNFTRLQTLILRQDKAQLEDNVVETIANFCYDLRELDLSKRFKLTDRSLYALAHGCPNLTKLNISGCTTFNDSGVAYLTSFCKKLKSLNLCGCGRAATERALQAIAYNCSELQTLNLGWCENVGVLGVTSRYHRRVSEFYLFI